GCCGTATCTAAGAACAGAAAGAGGTTATCCCGATAATCTGCCTGACAAAATGCATCATATGTATCAAGTAAGACAGCATGAATGAGATGATCAAACCCGATGACAGGCCCCAAAAGCCATCCATGACAGAGGACAGTGCATCAGGAAATATGCCCATAAGTGGGACATCACTGGTGGCCTCCGGGCTCGCGATGACCGTGCTAAGTGCCGGAGTCTCGCAGTATGGCTGATCATCCACGCCAAAAAAGAGGGCCCTTTACAGGAACCCTCTTCATCGTCGTTACCGGGCGGCTGATTTCCGGGATTTATTTCCGGAATTGGCTGCCAGGGCAGGCTTTAAGTCAATGGCAGCCAACAATTGACCAGCGAAGGGGCATTCTAGTCTGGTCCCCCACGATAGTAGTCATCAAATAATGACTCTTCCACGACCTGTTCGTACTTCCCCAGGAGAGAGATAGCCCCGGCGGTATCCTTCTCCTCAAGCGCCCTCAACACGGCTTGAAGCAGATCGATCTCTCCCTCAATGGACATTGCCATCTCACGGATGACACAACTTCCGCTACCTCAGGAACCCACCCCCCTATCCGCCCGCCAGGCGAGGGCCAACTTGATATCGCGCATTCTGCGGACTTCTTCCAGGCAGGCATCCAGTTTCTGGGATTGCCCGATCCTATCGATCAACGCGCGGACTTGCTCTTTGCTGATGATGAGTATGTCATCTCCCATGATTACTCTCCCTCGTTAGCCAAACGGCTCTCAACATAGATGGCGATTGTTTTCTTAACCTGATCCACCTTTGGGGCGTAATCTTGTCTGATTCTCTCATCTCGGTGTCGCCAATCATCCGTTCCCTTCACATTAGGCTTGGCGGCAGAACCCGAAATACCAAGGTTCTTCAGTCTCTCGATCCCCATCTTTTCGCACATTTCATATTCTTGGCGCGCGTCCTGTGCGAACTGGACGGCAATAGTCCCCAACTCGCGTTCTGTTGTCTTAAAGTCGTTCTGAATCTTTAGGATAGTCCGTATTCCCTCCAGTGCTTTCACATTCCTGTCCATATCATCGAGATTGATTGACTCACAGAGAGTTGACACCAGCGATCTCCTCACTATCTGAGCTTCCTGGGAAGGATACCTGTCCAACTCGGCCTGCAAGTCTGTTCCCCTCACGGCACCCTGAAGGTATTTTCTGGCGATCGCTTCTCCTCTTGGCCCATACTCCCGTTCTTTCTGTTGCTTCACCTGCTCCGGTGACAGGCTGGACATCTTGGCTACCCTCTCCATTGCAATTTCCCGTGCGCTCTTGATTCTATCTTTTTCCACGTTATCGTCCTAGAAAATGTTTCTCTTGATGAAGTCAAAATTCTGCCGGACTTGCTCTGAGCCCTTTATTATCCCGGGGTGACCATAGGGATGGCCGCAAAGCAGATATTCTATGTTAAGCTCAGACAAACTCTCTATACTCTGTTTGAGGCCCCGGGGGCTACCGCCAGGAAGATCTACCCTTCCCGTACTTCGGTAAAAGATGACGTCCCCTGCAACAAGTACCTTTTGCTCCGGCCAATAAAGAGCAATGTGCCCCGGAGAGTGACCAGGCACATGATAGACTTTTAGTGTAACCGGCTTCTCGCCGGTCAGCACCAAGTCCCCCTCCTGCAAATAGAGGTCAATATTTTCCTGCGCGATCATTGTGTACATCTGTTCATCAGCCTGATGCAAAGCCACCATCGCACCATTCTGCTTCCTTATTACCCTAGCTGCTTCACAGTGGTCCGGATGGGCATGGGTCAGAATTATCAGGCCGATCGCTTGCATGGATAGCCCATCCGCTTCCATATTCTTGGCCAACATATCAAGCCCTGGCTCTCTATAAGAAGGTGTAGTAATGTGGCCGGGGTCGATGAGCAGGTGTCTGCCTCCATTGAGGACATCAGCGAGAAGGTAGCTGTTACAGTTATTATCACTGCCCTGCCAAACGTAAGCATACAGGTTATCTACTAGTTTCATCTGCCTCCCTTATCAGCAACCCCATGGTATCACCATCTGCCATACCATCCGAAAGCTGCTTATGTGTATAGCCTTTTCATACGTCAGGGTGTTCTGCCAGCCGATCCTCTGCCGTCTTCGCTGATGGCAGGTAGAACCTCTTGGCCTCGATAAGCGTTGGGTCGGTCCATGAACAGGTGCCGATGAGAATCGGTCCCACATCTACCTCCCGGTCGATCCGTGTCCGCCGGATCCGCGCTGAGTTTGAGAAAGCTCATCCACTTCTGCTAAAGGCATCTCGGCGAGCTGGGTGATCACCAGTTGGGCAATCCGGTCTCCGTTGCTGATCTGGAAGGATTGGGTATCGCCAAAGGTGTACATTGTCACCTTCACTTCGCCTCGATAGTCACTATCGACAGTGCCAAAGGTTACCCCCACTCCCTTAGAGGAAAGGCCGGATCGAGGACGCACCTGAACATCATAGCCCTGGGGAACCTCGATGGCAATTCCGGTGCCGACCAACATAGGGTGCCGTCCCAGAACAATGGAGCCATCCCCCGGGATACAGGCATGAATATCATAACCACTCGCACCCCTGGAGGCTCGAATGGGCAATTTGGCTTCCGGATGGAGTCTCTTCACTTTGAAGGTGAGCGGTGAGAGTGTCAAATCATCTCCTTTTCTGGGGGCTTATCTTGATTCTAGCATCTCCATCTGCCCCCGACAAATGAGTGGTTATCCCGTGCCTTTTGGCATCGCTGACAATCACGTCTGGAACATAAAATCCCATCGGCTGGTTGTTGAGCCGGGCAGCATAAACATGAGGCACATCAATGAGCCTTGATTGACTTCCTGCGTGCTCTGTCCTATGCTGTTCACAAAACTGCCTTCTGAACATATCCCCTTCGGCACCTTTATACAACAGAGTTTCGGCAAATATCGACATCACAGGGAGGTCATATGGCCAAATACTTTCGAATTCTCGCCATCGACGGAGGTGGGGTGAGAGGAATCATCCCGGCACAAGTTCTGGCGTCATTGGAAGATAAGCTGAAGAAAGAGTCGGGCAATCCCGATATTGCCATCGCGGATTGTTTTGATCTGGTAGCGGGTACCAGCAGCGGCGGCATTCTGACATGCATTTACCTCTGTCCACGGCCAGATGATCCATTACGCCCCCGCTTCAGTGCAGAGCAAGCCCTGCAATTCTATTTCGAAGCCGGTGCCAAGATCTTCCACCTCCCGCTGTGGCACAAATTCAATTCGCTGGGCGGTGTCATCAACGAGAGGTACCCTGCAGACGGGATCGAATCTGAACTCAAAAGCCTGTTTCACGATCTGCGGCTCAGGGACCTTGTAACACCATGCCTGATCACTTCCTATGACATTGAAAGGCGAGATGCCTATTTCTTCAGTCAACAGGCTGCTCGCAGAACACCAGCCCGGGATTTTTTCCTGCGGGATGTGAGCAGAGCCACCTCTGCAGCCCCCACCTATTTTGATGTTGCCGGTA
This DNA window, taken from Dehalococcoidia bacterium, encodes the following:
- a CDS encoding MBL fold metallo-hydrolase, whose product is MKLVDNLYAYVWQGSDNNCNSYLLADVLNGGRHLLIDPGHITTPSYREPGLDMLAKNMEADGLSMQAIGLIILTHAHPDHCEAARVIRKQNGAMVALHQADEQMYTMIAQENIDLYLQEGDLVLTGEKPVTLKVYHVPGHSPGHIALYWPEQKVLVAGDVIFYRSTGRVDLPGGSPRGLKQSIESLSELNIEYLLCGHPYGHPGIIKGSEQVRQNFDFIKRNIF
- the dut gene encoding dUTP diphosphatase, whose protein sequence is MTLSPLTFKVKRLHPEAKLPIRASRGASGYDIHACIPGDGSIVLGRHPMLVGTGIAIEVPQGYDVQVRPRSGLSSKGVGVTFGTVDSDYRGEVKVTMYTFGDTQSFQISNGDRIAQLVITQLAEMPLAEVDELSQTQRGSGGHGSTGR
- a CDS encoding patatin-like phospholipase family protein, encoding MAKYFRILAIDGGGVRGIIPAQVLASLEDKLKKESGNPDIAIADCFDLVAGTSSGGILTCIYLCPRPDDPLRPRFSAEQALQFYFEAGAKIFHLPLWHKFNSLGGVINERYPADGIESELKSLFHDLRLRDLVTPCLITSYDIERRDAYFFSQQAARRTPARDFFLRDVSRATSAAPTYFDVAGIKSGAGVHYSLIDGGVFANNPAMCAFAEGLVMRGPRKCDPRDILMLSLGTGAVKTPLRYGRARNWGAVQWMRPLVDVMMSSVSETVDYQLRQIFASAENSHLYLRIQTEIRRRNADPDNAEPANLNALKDIGRVVTAKNSARLDVLAKLLLAC